The Penaeus monodon isolate SGIC_2016 chromosome 6, NSTDA_Pmon_1, whole genome shotgun sequence genomic sequence TAgatttagaataaaataataattaacaagaattaactcttgacaaaaaaaaatgtaatcgaaCTATTATGTAAGATGATTTATAAAAATGCCGGACGAAAGAATGAGtttcaagaaagagaaaaagtaaacaaaaaaaaaataaaactgaagatTTAACATTCTTTGGAAGAGAGTTctccaaaacccttaaaaaaagaaagaaagaaagaaagaaaaaagtaaataatctaatttaaaaaaaatatatattttttgcaccccctttgaaaaaaaacaaaaaaaaaacaagaaatatcctAATACACacgtaaccccctccctcccttccccctcccccctccccccgtcagcAGGTGGACGACGCCGACCCCGACCGTGCCAGAGGAGGAGTACCGCGTCCGCTGGGAGGGCCACGGCAACCACCTGGCACAGCACCTGGCACGCCTCGAGCAGGACCCCGCCTCCGCCGATGCCACGCTGGCCACCAAGGGCGCCTCCTTCCCCGCCCACAGGATCGTCCTCGCCGCCGCCAGCTCCTTCTTCCGCTCCGTCCTgcaggttggtggtggtggggggcgtgagattttcttttattatcattgttattttatcattattatcattatcattgttgctgttgttgttgttgttattatcatcattagcattaccattataattgttattattaaacacacacaaacacacacacatacgctctctctctctctctctctctctctctctctctctctctctctctctctctctctctctctctctctcttctctcctctctctctctctctctctctcctctctctctctcctctctctctctctctctctctctctctctctctcttctctctctctctcctctctctctctctctctctctctctctctcctctctctcatctcctcctcctctctctctccctctccatcttctctctctctcacataaagCCATCCACTAATTCACGCAATCCACTCCGCACTCTCCAACAAAACCCTGAAACTCTTCGACATCCTTCCACAACACAGGAATACCTCTGAATAACGTACCTCTCTGCTCCTTCCCCCCTGAATAACGTACCTCTCTGCTCCCTTCCCTCCTGAATAACATACCCCTTGCTCCTGCCCCCCCTGAAGAACGTACCAGTCGGCCAACATCCGGTTGTGGTTGTTCGCGGCGCACAACCCCGCCACCTCCGCTACATCCTCTCCTTCTGCTACACCGGCTGCGTCGACGTGCCCACTCAGGAGCTCCAGGAGGTGGTGAAGGTGAGATCGAGAGGGCCCGGAGTCCGTCGCAAAGACTGTTtacgtaatatatttataatatcaatatattttttttttccccttttttgaggaGGGAAGTCCCTAGGATAAAGTTTGTTTACGTAATATATCGCCCTGGAAGTAATAGAAAGTCcgtaaataaagacaataaagcccccccccaaaaaaaaaaaaaaaaaaaaaatcctagcctAAGAAgctatacaaccacacacatttaCGCCATATCTATCACGTCATGAGGCGACTCTTCCCCCCGCCGTCTGACCCGCGTCCTCTCCCCCAGCTGGCGGAGGACCTGGAGATCACCTCCCTGCGCGTGGACTGCTCCTCCGCGCCCTCTTCGCCGGCCGCCTCCCGCCTGCCAGCGTCGGCGTCGTACCGATCGCGCTTCTTCCGGTCGGAGCCCAAGAGGTTCACCTTCACGCCCCCGGCCAGCTCGTCCTCGCCCCCGACGCCCACGCAGGTCGAAGGCTCTCCGGGGCCCAAGAGGTCGGCCGCCTCGCCCTCGCTCGCTGAGGAACAGGTATGAGGGCGTGGGAAGGGCGTCACATGCGTAGCGTGGCTTTGGTTGTTGGGTTCTGTGTTCCGTGCGTTTTGTTGCCTGCTTTAGGGGTTGGAAATGTGTGGATTTAGGAATGACTGAATTGAGAAATGATCGATCAGACAACAAATCGAGGAAGCTTAAGTGTTCCAATTAATGTGCAGAATTTGCTCCTATCATCCATCACGTTTCGTAAAATTCCAGTCCAATGCTAATAGACAATAGATCGTCAAGGACCTGCACGTCTTCCACTTTTATAATAGAGCTCTCAGGCGCCtgtatattgcaaaattatttcaaccaTCGTATGAAAACCTCGTCCGTTGCTTTCTAATTCTATATGATAAGGAAAGCGAACAGATGAGTATAatgtccccttctctcccctcgacGCCATCCTGAAGGTGAGCAAGCGCTTCAAGGGCGAGCCGCTGCCGGCCGCCCTCGAGAGCGACCTGGCCGCCTTCCCCTCGCGGTGCACGCCCCCCGCCTCCGCCCCGCCCCAACCACGCCCCCATGGCAGTCCCTTCTTCTCCGGCGACCCTCCGAGCCCGCCCCGGTCCGCGCCGCCCCTGGGGGAAGACCTGGCGCCGAGTGACCTCTCGCTCGACAAGGTGAGTCCTTAGCTGGTACTGTGGGACGGCAAGGGGCATGCGTGCCAGCCGTCGCGAGGGCTGATGCATGCAGTGAATCAGATACAAACCTTGAGAAGAACCTTGACTGACGCGGTTTGTCCCGTCCTCAGGAGGGCGCCGGCGGGGTGAGCCTGGTGCCGCCCTCGCGTCTCCTGCACCCCACCACCTCGGCCTCGACCTCCAACCCGGCCTCTCCCAAGGGCGACCTCCCGGCATCGCCCACCTTCCACGACAAGCGGCGCTTCACCTCCTCGCTCTCCAGGTCGTCACTGCTCGAGCCGCTCACGCCCTCCACGCCCTCCACGCCCACCACGCCCAACCTCCCCGCCCTCGGCACGGGTAAGCGCTGCCACTCGCAGGACTCCGCGTGGCAATCCCTGCATAAGAAAAGACCCATTCATTCAATACCGAAATTCTCAgatataaatgaacaaacaaacacaccaataaatgaaagaaactaaacgaaaaacaaacaaacaaaaactaaaacaaaaacaaacaaaccaagaaaaaaaaaatccccactgaCGCCCGTATACCTCCCCGCAGACTCCGTGGGCGGCACCAGCTCGGGCAGAAGCGGCGTGTCCCCCAGCCCCGGGTCACGCGTCCTCCTGTGGCGTTTCCTCCTTGACCTCCTTCACAACCCGCGCTACTCGCCCATCTACATCCGCTGGCTCGACCGCCCCGCCGGCATCTTCAGGTAAGTCCCGCGAGAGCCGAAGTAGAGGTCTTCTCATACCCTCATGCCCGCCCACCTGTCTGTCCTTCCTATCTTTTACATTCTGGgtgtcattttattttattgtctcaTCAGTCATAGCCCTATCTACGAAGACTCCTCAATATACTagatgcattatttttttttttcagggtagaAATTTAGCAATTCAGGAAGTTTCCCCAATTTAAGGGCTTCGTTGATGCGGCTaaactgaatatttttttccgtCCAAACACGTCACCTGGGTAACACTTTCATCTTGGGTATCTCATGTTAACTATCGTTTTAGCAaatatccttctctttttcatatgATATTTCTGTCTAAATATCAACTCAAAGTCAAAAATAGTTTGTCCAGTCACAGAAAAGTGAAAAACGGGCAACTCAGCCAGGAGCACTCTGATTCGCCAAATCATTttcgagagagaaattgaaaaaaataagtagtGAAAAGCAACTGAACTGTACATGAGTATGAAGTGTCagctgataagaatgataaaaaataataataataaaaagaaaaataaataataaaaataaataataaaaaatgcgtgCTCCAGGATcttggggtgagttgccagtttctcaATTCCTGAGATAGGACGCACTGCACACCGTATCATCACCTTCTTTTTCATTCAATTAATTCTCTACATCCTGGTCTTCCACACACATCTTACCTTTCTTATTCCCATTATTCTTTATCCATCCCCTAATCCCCTATTTCTATCCATCTAAAACAACCTACCTGTTTAGaatagttaagtttccctttttgcAACTTTAAATTGATTAACCATAGATAAGCATGTATGCCTCATTGTATTTAGATTttgattgatttatctatttatttcactaTGCATGAAGATAAACACATACAGCATGAGAGCCAGTAGCATCCTATATAGATGACCCCAAATTATAATGACAAAGTAGTTCTGCACGGTCACAGTAAGCATCAGCacggtagtagtagtaacatgaGGGAAACACTTAAACTGTACTGTATGTCATAATCCTTGGTGCGTGGAATGTTTCGACTAATACTAGCCACTACAGAATCATGGAATCTGACATGGTGGCCCAGCTGTGGGGGATGGCCAGGAAGAACAGTAATATGAACTATGAGAAGATGTCGAGAGGAATGAGGTAAGTCTAGAAGGGTttttgtgtgggagggagggagggagggagggagggagggagagagagagagagagagagagagagagagagagagagagagagagagagagagagagagagagaggagagagagagagagagagagagagagagagagagagagagacagacagacatgcatccatccacccatacacatacagacagacaggccaaaTTACCTTCTGTCTTTAAACCATTCTACAAACGCATGACCTGCACGAGCATGGTTCTCCTCTCCGCTTCTTGTGTGGTTTCCCGCATGGTCGCAAGGTATACgaataagtagataaaataaaCCCCGTCGGTATTAGCATGTTTGCACATCACCACGCATTTGATATGCATTTCCTCATCCTATGATAGTCAGTCAGATTTCGGACCTCTGACCACATCCTTCTGAGTTctcgttttatttgtttcttctttttcttgtctcgttTGTTGTTCccttagtttatttgtttatttttcctttttttttttttttttttttcgtcctgttgctattcatttcattttttttttttcgtcttcttgttattactttaattattattttttcctctttattctctccatttttttcgtcTCGTTGttattccttccatttattttcttgtctCGTTATTCCCTCCATTCATATTCTTCTCTagttctccttccctccaacttcctctctctatcttcacgTCCATTTACTCCTGCCacgctcttctctccctcccaccccctccctccctccctccctttccccaaacgTTTCTAAACGTTCGTCCTAATTCAACGTGAAACGCGCACAGCAACGTGGTCTTTCAGTCCGTATCAAGACCGGCGTTAATTTTCCTTCACCCAGAAGCCAGAGCAGGACGCAAGCAGGAAGACCACAATCATTTAGATAAAACATCGTATATAACACAGGATACAAGTTGTGTCGGGAAGTGActaactgattttttttcggcctttttcttactcttttttttcactgatatGAGCGTTCTTATCGTACGAACAAGGCGATAGATGCGATAGGCGGGagagtttgttattatcattatattattattattattattattattattattattattattattattatcattattattattatattattattattattattattatattattattattattattattattattattattattattattattattattattatcattactattattattattctctttaggAAGATGTGATCTTAGTGAACCTCCCATAAGACGATTTAGACTGACGATACCTTTGCAACTTGCTCAAACCTTTTGCTCTTGCCACGCCTCCAGATAACTAACACGTGCAAATATCCCTACAGGACCTACTACAAGCGCGGGATTTTGTTCCACATCGACGGGACGAAACTGATCTACAAGTTCAACACAAGTGAGCCTGAAATTCAGCAGCGCATGAGGTACTACGACCTCACTCAGACCTCGCAGAGTAACTCCGACTCGACGTCTGAACAGGTAGGGTTCACGTCGAGGACCTGCCGAAGccatgggggaaggagggtggtgcTGGTATGGcgttgggaaaaaatgaaaacggaaaaCAGAGGCGTGTCATTTTCCTCGATTGCTTTGAACGTATTCTAAGAATTGAAGGCAGTTCCTAGAGAGGTAAATTGCTTCCCCTAAACAGAGTAATACAAAATGTTCCGAAATGTGAGATTAACTTTAgctataatataagtatataagaataacaaaatgtCGCCTGAAGTTATAAGTGCCTTTAGTTATTGGCGAATTTCCATGCACATGTATAAATTGGCTTTTTCATATTAAAACTTCTACTCACTGCTAAGCATTAATCAGCATTAGTATACTTGAAAACAGGACTTTGAAACGCTAAAAATCCCCACTAGGAGAGTTGTCACCCCCTCCATAACCCCAACCTCAGTAACTCGAAATTTCggtctttgccccccccccttatggtaaatctcctcccccttcctttgatGGATCCCGGATCTGCATCTGGTGTATGGCTTTAAtacagggtttcctatattttccCTAATGTAACTTCATTCTTCCTTTGAGCGTGGAGAAAGGAAAAATCGCACAACTTTGAAGGACATACGATTAAGTTTTCATGAGGATtcactttttgttattgttagggAAGCTATGATTTTACTACACGATAGAATCACTGAAGGAAGTGGGTATTCATTATGTACAAAAAACATCTTCGCCGGTCACTCTTATATTATGCATTATGTTCTAGTCCATTGCTTGTCTTGTAATAAGTTACTCGAGAAACGAATCCACTTACAGTGCAATTTCTCAGTCATTTGTGCAAAAATACCCGGAGTATGCTTTTCGGAATTCTTATATAGAAGACTTAGAAGGCAGTAACTAATGCTGCATATCTCCACAGTCCAATTCCAGTCTGTTGTCACCCAGCCTGTCGACGTTCCCGAGTCTGCAGTCCCTTCCAAACCTACCCACCCTACCAGTGGCCGTCACGTCAGCCGCCTCATCCATCGACAACCTCTACAGCCCTCTCCTTCGGGATCAGCTGCACTCCAGCCTTCTCTACGAGCCCTACATGTCCTTATTCAGGGCCTCGCAAAGGGAACTCTTCTAGGGCTTAGATCCTGGCCCTCATCAGCCGAAGTTACCTGAAATGATAGTGCTATGGTGTCGTCTGGGGGAGATGCCTGGTGCTTTGAAATGCCGGGTCCTCGCGTGGTTGAGACGTGGCGCTCGAGATGAGTTTTGTATGCCGCGGAAGACACTGGGATATATTGTACTGTACTTGAGTAATGCAGAGGGACACTCGAGGTGGTTGTAATGCAATGTATGATCTCTTTGACTCACCCATAGTGTATGATTTAGtcatttacttatacttatttggTATTGTTCTAatgcaatttttccccttttttaagaaTAACGAATTTAGATTTAAGAATCTTTCTCTAGATGCATGAATTTTCCTACGTGGGAAAATGTGTACCTGCTCAATAGTTGACGTGCTGCTCATTCACCTGGGTTAGTTATTATCATGTACTAATTAACATAAGGAGGTAATGGACAGAtttgatgatggagagagagagagagagagagagagagagagagagagagagagagagagagagagagagagagagagagagagagagagagagagagaggaaagaaaatataagagcAGGAGTCGATAGATGACGTAAGTAGTTGTAAGACTCGATCTGGTGAACCTTTTCATCAGTCGTCAGCACTCCACAAACTAACTCAAACAGTGCACAGTGACACCCGTTGTTACTTTAACAGGTGTAGTGAGTACCTGTCAACACACCGTGGCTATACTTGTTTCAAGGTGATCCATCGTTTGTTCATGTTTTAAGTTAATGTGTCTGTTTATCGTGTAAGTCCATGTGTTAAGTTGATTAACCAAAGTCAAAGGAAAATGATTTACTGGTTCTTCATTTAgttgtacatatttttttacgcGTTTTGTTTGCATAAATGTTAACGAACAGGTGCTGTGTATTTGGTAATTCCATTCCAGTCATTTGTGTCCTAATTAAGAATTAAGCTTCAGTATTAAGTCCGACAGTGAcagtaatttaataaaatttacggTACTATTTCACTGGTGATTTTCATTCTAAACTCCACCCAAAATAtatcaattttcattttaatataacgatatttccccccccactcctttcttccacaaaacaaaacaacaacaatacataaaaaaagacaaagacaaaaacaaaaaaacagaacaagaacaacaaaaaaaaaaacatctgattAACATGTTTACTTTACCTCGAAAGCCATTTCCGTATTTTGGACATTAAAGTGCCCAAACAGTGTCAAAGGAAGATGGTGTCATCGGAAGGTACCGGATTTTCCAGACTTTGCCGCGAGGATTCCCTGATTTTTCCCTTCATTGCTTTCACCAAAAATCACGGTTAAAGTAACGGTTTATTTAGGGAGACATTTCTTGTGTCTGTTATTTCATAGTGATTTTTTGTTtcgagattattgttattattattattgttgttttgttgctaataataataataattataataataataataataataacaacaataataataataataataataataataataataataataataataataataataatgataataataataataatgataatgataataataatattatt encodes the following:
- the LOC119574131 gene encoding proline-rich protein 36-like isoform X1; this translates as MLNSDANATEEGGDSPTSTPLSAPLPAALPTPISTSLPTPPLPTPLPTPLPTSLPTPLQHADAVSLAHLHILNAYSRWTTPTPTVPEEEYRVRWEGHGNHLAQHLARLEQDPASADATLATKGASFPAHRIVLAAASSFFRSVLQNVPVGQHPVVVVRGAQPRHLRYILSFCYTGCVDVPTQELQEVVKLAEDLEITSLRVDCSSAPSSPAASRLPASASYRSRFFRSEPKRFTFTPPASSSSPPTPTQVEGSPGPKRSAASPSLAEEQVSKRFKGEPLPAALESDLAAFPSRCTPPASAPPQPRPHGSPFFSGDPPSPPRSAPPLGEDLAPSDLSLDKEGAGGVSLVPPSRLLHPTTSASTSNPASPKGDLPASPTFHDKRRFTSSLSRSSLLEPLTPSTPSTPTTPNLPALGTDSVGGTSSGRSGVSPSPGSRVLLWRFLLDLLHNPRYSPIYIRWLDRPAGIFRIMESDMVAQLWGMARKNSNMNYEKMSRGMRTYYKRGILFHIDGTKLIYKFNTSEPEIQQRMRYYDLTQTSQSNSDSTSEQSNSSLLSPSLSTFPSLQSLPNLPTLPVAVTSAASSIDNLYSPLLRDQLHSSLLYEPYMSLFRASQRELF
- the LOC119574131 gene encoding proline-rich protein 36-like isoform X2, with translation MLNSDANATEEGGDSPTSTPLSAPLPAALPTPISTSLPTPPLPTPLPTPLPTSLPTPLQHADAVSLAHLHILNAYRWTTPTPTVPEEEYRVRWEGHGNHLAQHLARLEQDPASADATLATKGASFPAHRIVLAAASSFFRSVLQNVPVGQHPVVVVRGAQPRHLRYILSFCYTGCVDVPTQELQEVVKLAEDLEITSLRVDCSSAPSSPAASRLPASASYRSRFFRSEPKRFTFTPPASSSSPPTPTQVEGSPGPKRSAASPSLAEEQVSKRFKGEPLPAALESDLAAFPSRCTPPASAPPQPRPHGSPFFSGDPPSPPRSAPPLGEDLAPSDLSLDKEGAGGVSLVPPSRLLHPTTSASTSNPASPKGDLPASPTFHDKRRFTSSLSRSSLLEPLTPSTPSTPTTPNLPALGTDSVGGTSSGRSGVSPSPGSRVLLWRFLLDLLHNPRYSPIYIRWLDRPAGIFRIMESDMVAQLWGMARKNSNMNYEKMSRGMRTYYKRGILFHIDGTKLIYKFNTSEPEIQQRMRYYDLTQTSQSNSDSTSEQSNSSLLSPSLSTFPSLQSLPNLPTLPVAVTSAASSIDNLYSPLLRDQLHSSLLYEPYMSLFRASQRELF